Proteins encoded by one window of Nostoc sp. ATCC 53789:
- a CDS encoding alkene reductase: protein MPEKSGLFTPVRLGSLDLTNRIIMSPMSRLRATTDCVPTPIMVEYYTQRASAGLIITEGTHPSPMGRGYTTCPGLHNQEQVAGWRKVTDAVHAAGGRIFVQLMHAGRVSHSSLLPNHARPVAPSAVPVMSEEVHIWDGKVPFEIPRPLELSEIPEIVEEFRRAAELSIEAGFDGVELHAATGYLPNQFQVSGSNQRTDAYGGTLENRTRFTLEVVNALCSVRGAERIGVKIAPGFTVNDTFDDNPAETYTYVAKALSPFGLAYLHVGYNQGYARGTAPSFNPIDLLRTIYQGTLLAVGGFDRQQGDEAIRSGRSDAIVFGRPFISNPDLVERLRLNAPLSEGNVRTFYGGSEHGYTDYPTLSQLH from the coding sequence ATGCCAGAAAAATCAGGACTGTTCACTCCAGTTAGATTAGGTTCGCTTGACCTGACCAACCGCATCATCATGTCTCCCATGTCCCGTCTTCGAGCTACTACTGACTGTGTACCTACCCCGATAATGGTCGAATACTACACCCAAAGAGCTTCGGCAGGACTGATCATTACCGAAGGAACGCATCCTTCTCCAATGGGGCGGGGTTACACAACCTGTCCTGGGCTACACAACCAGGAGCAGGTTGCAGGCTGGCGAAAAGTGACAGATGCAGTTCATGCTGCTGGAGGTCGGATATTTGTGCAACTAATGCATGCTGGACGGGTGTCACACTCCTCCCTATTACCTAACCATGCCCGACCAGTTGCACCTTCGGCTGTCCCGGTGATGTCCGAAGAAGTTCACATTTGGGATGGCAAAGTCCCTTTCGAGATACCCCGTCCGTTAGAGTTATCTGAAATACCCGAAATTGTAGAGGAGTTCCGCAGAGCGGCGGAACTCTCTATTGAAGCAGGTTTTGATGGTGTGGAACTTCATGCAGCAACTGGATACCTACCCAACCAGTTCCAAGTCAGTGGCTCTAACCAACGCACCGATGCCTATGGTGGCACATTGGAGAATCGAACTCGCTTTACGCTTGAAGTGGTCAATGCACTTTGTAGCGTCCGGGGAGCAGAGCGGATTGGAGTCAAGATCGCTCCCGGCTTCACAGTCAACGATACATTCGATGACAATCCTGCTGAAACTTACACTTATGTTGCAAAAGCACTTAGTCCGTTCGGTTTGGCATACTTGCACGTTGGGTATAACCAAGGTTATGCCAGAGGAACTGCACCGAGCTTCAACCCTATCGATCTGCTACGTACCATTTACCAAGGAACACTGCTGGCTGTGGGTGGTTTTGATCGACAACAGGGTGATGAAGCAATTAGAAGCGGGCGGTCTGATGCCATAGTTTTCGGACGACCATTCATCTCTAACCCTGACTTAGTGGAGCGGCTACGACTCAATGCCCCTCTAAGCGAAGGTAATGTCAGGACGTTCTATGGTGGTAGTGAACACGGCTACACAGACTATCCAACTCTGTCGCAACTCCATTGA
- a CDS encoding Uma2 family endonuclease, translating into MVFAQTSPPDIITTRLTLDEYRAMEETNPERHEYRNGEIITMSGGSESHSAIASNFLITLGFLLRDTNFRLYNSDLRVWIPEYQCGTYTDLMVVNGEPEFNGNRNDEILNPMLIVEVLSPSTEAYDRGDKFRKYRSIASFCEYLLVSQTEPYIEQYHNLDRNSNDRWLWQVHSNLERTIMLHSFNVEIPLTEIYRRINF; encoded by the coding sequence GTGGTCTTTGCTCAAACCAGTCCCCCAGATATAATAACAACTCGCCTCACGTTAGACGAGTATCGGGCTATGGAAGAAACAAACCCCGAACGCCATGAATACCGTAACGGAGAGATTATTACTATGTCGGGAGGGTCGGAATCTCACAGTGCGATCGCTAGCAACTTCTTAATAACTCTAGGGTTTTTGCTTAGAGACACCAATTTTCGTTTGTATAACAGCGACTTGCGAGTTTGGATTCCTGAATATCAGTGTGGGACTTATACCGATTTGATGGTTGTTAATGGCGAACCAGAGTTCAATGGCAATCGCAATGATGAAATTCTCAATCCAATGCTTATTGTTGAAGTTTTATCACCTTCTACTGAAGCTTATGATCGAGGGGACAAGTTCAGAAAATATCGCTCGATTGCCAGCTTTTGTGAATATCTGCTTGTGAGCCAAACTGAACCTTATATTGAACAGTATCATAACTTGGATCGGAACAGTAACGATCGCTGGCTATGGCAAGTTCACTCTAACCTTGAGCGGACGATTATGCTGCACAGTTTCAACGTAGAAATTCCCCTGACTGAAATCTATCGTCGGATTAATTTTTAA
- a CDS encoding nuclear transport factor 2 family protein, with protein sequence MDAQAMNYLQETHTAVWNEKDRTTRDALMQTIYADDIKMYDKDFILTDISAVSDFIDKLFADDANFNFVATKPMESTQNGARLFWDIRTDPQPNVLTGMDFFVIENGKVAHLFVFMDAQ encoded by the coding sequence ATGGATGCACAGGCAATGAATTATCTCCAGGAAACACATACTGCTGTCTGGAATGAAAAAGACCGTACAACGCGTGACGCATTGATGCAAACCATCTATGCAGACGATATAAAAATGTATGACAAGGATTTTATCCTTACCGACATTAGCGCCGTTTCTGACTTTATCGACAAGCTATTTGCGGACGATGCTAATTTCAATTTTGTGGCAACAAAACCGATGGAAAGTACGCAAAATGGGGCTCGGCTATTCTGGGATATTCGCACCGATCCCCAGCCAAATGTCTTAACCGGCATGGATTTTTTTGTCATAGAAAATGGAAAAGTAGCCCATCTGTTTGTTTTTATGGATGCTCAATAA
- a CDS encoding DUF4334 domain-containing protein has translation METLKNYQLILKTGKTTTEKALELFDTLEPVDLGFMYGRWQGSGLHTNHPMDGLLEISNWYGKEFIDSENVHPLLFLDGHGKIFQVAPNPTLMNWVLKLPIPKNNSLKPLLISINSLLKTDKSQARLRIMEYRGKVTATMIYDYLPINDSFRKVDENTVLGIMDYKNIPQPFFFILKRCL, from the coding sequence ATGGAAACATTAAAGAATTATCAGTTGATACTGAAAACGGGTAAAACTACGACAGAAAAAGCTTTAGAATTATTTGACACCCTTGAACCCGTAGATTTAGGCTTTATGTATGGTCGTTGGCAAGGATCTGGACTGCATACAAACCATCCAATGGACGGTTTATTGGAAATTTCTAATTGGTATGGTAAGGAATTTATAGATTCTGAAAATGTTCATCCATTATTATTTTTAGATGGTCATGGAAAAATTTTCCAGGTTGCGCCTAACCCCACTTTAATGAACTGGGTTTTAAAATTGCCGATCCCTAAAAATAATTCTCTCAAACCATTGCTGATTTCAATTAATTCTTTACTTAAGACCGATAAAAGTCAAGCCAGACTGCGGATAATGGAGTATAGAGGAAAAGTGACTGCTACAATGATTTATGATTATTTGCCCATTAATGATTCTTTTAGAAAAGTAGATGAAAATACTGTGTTAGGAATTATGGATTATAAAAACATACCTCAACCTTTCTTTTTTATTCTCAAGCGATGCCTTTAG